The Halogranum gelatinilyticum genome contains a region encoding:
- a CDS encoding Sec-independent protein translocase subunit TatA/TatB translates to MLTLIPLFGPIPGGPELIIILAVIVLLFGANKIPKLARASGQAMGEFRRGREEIEQEIKSAATSVETDAADEQTAVVDDLSTDRSTERAA, encoded by the coding sequence ATGTTGACCCTCATACCACTGTTCGGTCCCATTCCGGGCGGTCCCGAACTCATCATCATCCTCGCAGTCATCGTCCTGCTGTTCGGCGCGAACAAGATTCCGAAGCTGGCGCGCGCCAGCGGGCAGGCGATGGGCGAGTTCCGCCGCGGCCGCGAAGAGATCGAACAGGAGATCAAATCGGCCGCGACGTCCGTGGAGACTGACGCCGCCGACGAGCAGACGGCCGTCGTCGACGACCTGTCCACGGACCGAAGTACCGAACGCGCCGCGTAA
- a CDS encoding HD domain-containing protein encodes MSSDIEDDSDVNGARSYDPDAEHAFPDEKLNEVLHAIENDVEITTYLEAQNVNAVTRKGYNDHGPKHIEIVRNRALRLYDLLKAGGVEFNGAEQQGLPEEDEAVIIALAATIHDIGHVVHRDSHAYYSIPLAADLLDRFLPQFYDTAEVVHMKAEVLHAILCHHTEEDPLTTEAGVIRVADALDMERGRSRIPYEKGGRGINTLSSQAINSVSLKPGEGVPVLVEIEMVNAAGVYQVDNLLKAKLRNSRLEDEIRIVAINTKGDDQLVERIEL; translated from the coding sequence ATGAGTAGCGATATCGAAGACGACAGCGACGTCAACGGCGCGCGAAGCTACGACCCCGACGCCGAACACGCCTTCCCCGACGAGAAGCTGAACGAAGTCCTTCACGCCATCGAAAACGACGTCGAGATCACCACCTATCTCGAAGCCCAGAACGTCAACGCCGTCACCCGCAAGGGATACAACGACCACGGCCCGAAGCACATCGAGATCGTCCGTAACCGGGCACTGCGGCTCTACGACCTGCTCAAGGCGGGTGGCGTCGAGTTCAACGGTGCCGAGCAGCAGGGGCTCCCCGAGGAAGACGAGGCAGTGATCATCGCGCTCGCTGCGACCATCCACGACATCGGCCACGTCGTCCACCGCGACAGCCACGCCTACTACTCCATCCCGCTCGCGGCCGACCTGCTCGACCGCTTCCTTCCGCAGTTCTACGATACGGCCGAGGTCGTCCACATGAAGGCCGAAGTCCTCCACGCCATCCTCTGTCACCACACCGAGGAGGACCCCCTGACGACCGAGGCGGGCGTCATCCGCGTCGCCGACGCTCTCGACATGGAGCGCGGCCGCTCGCGCATCCCCTACGAGAAGGGTGGCCGCGGCATCAACACGCTCTCCAGTCAAGCCATCAACAGCGTCTCGCTCAAGCCCGGCGAGGGCGTCCCGGTGCTCGTCGAGATCGAGATGGTCAACGCCGCCGGGGTCTACCAGGTCGACAACCTCCTGAAGGCGAAGCTCCGGAACTCGCGGCTGGAAGACGAGATCCGCATCGTCGCCATCAACACGAAAGGTGACGACCAGCTCGTCGAGCGCATCGAACTGTAG
- a CDS encoding redoxin domain-containing protein, whose amino-acid sequence MVDVGDDAPDFTAPFVTDEIGPKTLSELLDDEAPVVLAFFPGAFTSVCTDEMCTFQDELTAFEDVGATVYGVSVDTPFALQEFKQQNDLTFGLVSDTNKELIDAYDIEMDFADFGYYGVAKRSVFVVDADGEITYSWVSDDPGVEPDYEEVEQAAVAAASPRQSAD is encoded by the coding sequence ATGGTTGACGTAGGCGACGACGCACCCGACTTTACCGCACCGTTTGTAACCGACGAGATCGGCCCGAAGACGCTCTCTGAACTGCTTGACGACGAGGCACCGGTCGTGCTCGCCTTCTTCCCCGGCGCGTTCACCTCGGTCTGCACCGACGAGATGTGTACCTTCCAGGACGAACTCACCGCCTTCGAGGACGTGGGCGCGACGGTCTACGGCGTCAGCGTCGACACCCCCTTCGCCCTACAGGAGTTCAAGCAGCAGAACGACCTCACGTTCGGACTCGTCAGCGACACCAACAAGGAGCTGATCGATGCCTACGACATCGAGATGGACTTCGCCGACTTCGGCTACTACGGCGTCGCCAAACGCTCGGTCTTCGTCGTCGACGCCGACGGCGAGATCACGTACTCGTGGGTCAGCGACGACCCCGGCGTCGAACCCGACTACGAGGAAGTCGAGCAGGCCGCCGTCGCCGCCGCGTCCCCCCGCCAGTCAGCAGACTGA
- a CDS encoding twin-arginine translocase TatA/TatE family subunit, translating to MDTVIPLFGPIPGGPELLIILLVLVLLFGANKIPKLARSTGQAMGEFKKGREEVEDELKEMQEKGKDSVTPDTDDDDETEVAADTEADTETEKTNN from the coding sequence ATTGACACCGTGATTCCGCTGTTCGGACCGATCCCTGGCGGCCCGGAGCTCCTCATTATCCTCCTGGTGCTCGTCCTACTGTTCGGCGCAAACAAGATTCCGAAGCTCGCCCGGTCGACGGGGCAGGCGATGGGCGAGTTCAAGAAGGGCCGCGAAGAGGTCGAGGACGAACTCAAGGAGATGCAGGAGAAGGGCAAGGATTCCGTCACCCCGGACACCGACGACGACGACGAGACCGAGGTCGCGGCCGACACCGAGGCCGACACCGAGACCGAGAAGACGAACAACTGA
- a CDS encoding HNH endonuclease, producing the protein MGDGYPSDWDRRRKAVYRKDDYMCQHCGRKGGPRGNAELHAHHIVPKSRGGSHELDNLTTLCQSCHSDVHGHPVGGNTATAGNENDWSSLAVLIAILGALALFAAVLEFPLILLSVGGETAIIFFLVGFSVVVLYSLYSGDLSRRKTKLLFVSGALLLLVSLGLYVSLWNKAVYEQMYLVQHYPQMSSKCHTHVRACIGDTIDTPFDQENTSVATVIWLAGVILFPLGVRSAFNRQGDESTN; encoded by the coding sequence ATGGGTGACGGATATCCGTCGGATTGGGACCGCAGGCGGAAGGCAGTCTACCGGAAGGACGACTATATGTGTCAACACTGTGGTCGGAAAGGTGGCCCAAGAGGGAACGCCGAGTTACATGCGCACCATATCGTTCCCAAAAGCAGAGGGGGGAGTCACGAACTGGACAACTTGACCACACTCTGTCAATCTTGTCACAGTGACGTCCACGGCCACCCTGTCGGTGGGAACACGGCCACGGCAGGCAACGAGAACGACTGGTCTTCACTTGCAGTTCTGATCGCAATACTAGGCGCGTTGGCGTTGTTCGCAGCTGTTCTCGAATTCCCTCTCATTTTGTTGTCCGTCGGTGGAGAGACAGCGATTATCTTTTTTCTCGTCGGGTTCAGTGTTGTCGTGTTATACTCGTTGTATTCCGGTGATCTCTCGAGACGAAAGACGAAGCTTCTCTTCGTCTCCGGTGCCCTTCTCCTGTTGGTGTCATTGGGACTGTACGTGAGTCTCTGGAACAAGGCAGTGTACGAACAGATGTACCTGGTACAGCACTACCCGCAGATGAGTTCTAAATGTCACACGCACGTTAGGGCGTGTATCGGTGACACCATCGACACTCCATTTGACCAAGAGAACACGTCTGTCGCAACGGTGATATGGCTCGCGGGAGTGATCCTGTTTCCGCTCGGAGTACGCTCTGCATTCAACCGACAAGGAGACGAGTCAACGAACTGA
- a CDS encoding CAP domain-containing protein, producing the protein MHAEVNEVRAANGLSELGYDDTVASVSRAHSEDMDAREYFSHTNPDGERPWDRYADVADSTCSAYGENIAQNWVGVTVRTDDGSERYETSEEIAAAIVEQWMNSDGHRANILSTSYETEGLGVYITAEGKVYVTQNFCG; encoded by the coding sequence ATCCACGCCGAGGTCAACGAGGTCCGCGCGGCGAACGGCTTGTCGGAACTCGGTTACGACGACACGGTCGCGTCGGTGTCGCGTGCGCACAGCGAGGACATGGACGCCCGCGAGTACTTCTCGCACACCAACCCCGACGGCGAGCGGCCCTGGGACCGCTACGCGGACGTAGCCGACTCGACCTGTTCGGCTTACGGGGAGAACATCGCGCAGAACTGGGTCGGCGTGACCGTCCGCACCGACGACGGGAGCGAGCGGTACGAGACGAGCGAGGAGATCGCGGCGGCCATCGTCGAACAGTGGATGAACTCCGACGGCCACCGTGCGAACATCCTCTCGACGAGCTACGAGACCGAGGGTCTCGGCGTCTACATCACGGCCGAGGGGAAGGTTTACGTGACGCAGAACTTCTGCGGCTGA
- a CDS encoding type II/IV secretion system ATPase subunit: MATDDAGGPDTGHDEGTADTGQSSGTTGAPEATATAAAVGEYTWRDYLEEYGPEGAAETLYADLGPVPGSDRWDAEDGPQTPTAADWERTAVDPTAHLGFHPDDLPVRLGLGQRNARTLHESFEEFCDPATTPVVKDVWLWEHYKREYYYEDDGSAPTDAEGEKVEFDAADALGFDPSVLDNALARANDRAEELSEVVDERTVDIQDDIDEDAFFSSGDGVTTVANRYDLEKAVPMEKKTHFREIERYWVNEPYAFVVVFQSTKENEKKYYVVEPYLNRIESDLEEFLTGKLRTAIKYADEDLSDGGEDSRRTVIQRETHRLLDRYDLYTRTRDSGFANELADQLDIEVGTDGTVSKFFRMLGYQDPEAEAGNLEGISVRPEPVLLEENADTLSEYQVDKLLYFLTRDFIGYERIDAIKQDINVEDISCDGYNSPVFVYHGEYEQIISNVFHGEQELDEFVVKLAQRSGKGISKRRPQVDATLPDGSRAQLTLGREVSDHGTNYTIRQFKDVPFTPLDLINWKTFSLDEMAFLWLCIENNKSLIFAGGTASGKTTSLNAVSLFIPSNTKIVSIEDTREVELPQRNWIASVTRPSFSDDDKGDVDEFDLLEAALRQRPDYIVMGEIRGEEGRTLFQVMSTGHTTYTTFHADSVGEVLKRFTTDPINVSKTMFTALDLVSIQTSTRVQGRKVRRNKSLTEINHYDAENDEINVQDVYQWQAETDEFLKMGESNTLDEIMFDRGWNRETLQSEIFQRQVVLAYLIVEGLNTYTQVAATFQAFINDPDTILGLMATDKLERSLEDLREMESVLIDIDPDKEEMVPRPDPTDEILAEAKDLLARAEDELFAEYRDADVDATNLADALGDVQPAADVAAEPRDSTDSTDSSEPAGPALGASDDTPTLDAGDETPALDDADGPRALDAGDGPPGLNGGGEQSADDTVAANGSGEHASADGNGTPSEDDGFADFDDVDADSVDDLDETEDEDLLDGVDGFDVDSADDDSDDSDDSDDDESVDDGWTFGVDNGEDG, translated from the coding sequence ATGGCTACTGACGACGCCGGTGGTCCCGACACCGGGCACGACGAGGGGACCGCCGACACAGGGCAGTCGTCGGGGACGACCGGAGCGCCGGAAGCGACGGCCACGGCCGCCGCAGTCGGCGAATATACGTGGCGCGACTATCTGGAGGAGTACGGTCCCGAGGGTGCCGCAGAGACACTCTACGCTGATCTCGGTCCCGTCCCCGGAAGCGACCGCTGGGACGCCGAAGACGGGCCGCAGACCCCCACCGCCGCGGACTGGGAGCGGACAGCCGTCGACCCCACGGCCCACTTGGGCTTTCATCCCGACGACCTACCCGTCCGACTCGGACTCGGACAGCGCAACGCACGCACGCTCCACGAGTCCTTCGAGGAGTTCTGCGACCCCGCGACCACGCCCGTCGTCAAGGACGTGTGGCTGTGGGAGCACTACAAACGCGAATACTACTACGAGGACGACGGCTCGGCACCGACCGACGCCGAAGGAGAGAAGGTCGAGTTCGACGCGGCCGACGCACTCGGCTTCGACCCGAGCGTCCTCGACAACGCCCTCGCGCGGGCGAACGACCGCGCCGAGGAGTTGAGCGAGGTCGTCGACGAGCGGACCGTCGACATCCAAGACGACATCGACGAGGACGCCTTCTTCTCGTCCGGCGACGGCGTGACGACCGTCGCGAACCGCTACGACCTCGAGAAGGCGGTGCCGATGGAGAAGAAGACACATTTCCGTGAGATCGAACGGTACTGGGTCAACGAACCCTACGCGTTCGTCGTCGTCTTCCAGTCGACGAAGGAGAACGAGAAGAAGTACTACGTCGTCGAACCCTACCTCAACAGAATCGAGTCGGACCTCGAGGAGTTCCTGACCGGGAAGCTCAGGACCGCCATCAAGTACGCCGACGAGGACCTGTCCGACGGTGGCGAGGACTCTCGGCGGACCGTCATCCAACGCGAGACGCACCGCCTGCTCGACCGCTACGACCTCTACACTCGGACGCGCGACAGCGGCTTCGCGAACGAGCTCGCCGACCAACTCGACATCGAGGTCGGGACAGACGGCACCGTGAGCAAGTTCTTCCGGATGCTCGGCTACCAGGACCCGGAGGCCGAGGCGGGGAACCTCGAGGGCATCTCGGTCCGGCCCGAACCCGTCTTGCTCGAGGAGAACGCCGACACGCTCTCGGAGTACCAGGTCGACAAGCTGCTCTACTTCCTGACGCGGGACTTCATCGGCTACGAGCGCATCGACGCCATCAAACAGGACATCAACGTGGAGGACATCTCCTGTGACGGCTACAATTCTCCTGTTTTCGTCTACCACGGCGAGTACGAACAGATCATCTCGAACGTCTTCCACGGCGAGCAGGAACTCGACGAGTTCGTCGTCAAACTCGCCCAGCGGTCCGGGAAAGGCATCTCGAAGCGACGGCCCCAGGTCGACGCCACCCTCCCGGACGGCTCCCGTGCCCAGCTCACGCTGGGCCGAGAGGTCTCGGACCACGGGACGAACTACACCATCCGGCAGTTCAAGGACGTCCCGTTCACGCCGCTGGACCTCATCAACTGGAAGACCTTCTCGCTCGACGAGATGGCCTTCCTCTGGCTCTGTATCGAGAACAACAAGTCGCTCATCTTCGCTGGCGGTACCGCTTCGGGGAAGACGACCTCGCTGAACGCGGTCTCGCTGTTCATCCCTTCGAACACGAAGATCGTCTCCATCGAGGACACCCGCGAGGTCGAGCTCCCCCAGCGCAACTGGATCGCCTCTGTCACCCGGCCGTCGTTCTCGGACGACGACAAGGGCGACGTCGACGAGTTCGACCTGCTGGAGGCCGCGCTCCGCCAGCGGCCCGACTACATCGTCATGGGTGAGATCCGTGGCGAGGAGGGACGGACGCTCTTCCAGGTCATGTCGACGGGTCACACCACGTACACGACCTTCCACGCCGACTCGGTCGGCGAGGTCCTCAAGCGGTTCACGACCGACCCCATCAACGTCTCGAAGACGATGTTCACCGCGCTGGACCTCGTCTCCATCCAGACCTCGACGCGGGTGCAGGGTCGGAAGGTCCGCCGGAACAAGTCTCTCACCGAGATCAACCACTACGACGCCGAGAACGACGAGATCAACGTCCAGGACGTCTATCAGTGGCAGGCCGAGACCGACGAGTTCCTGAAGATGGGCGAGTCGAACACGCTGGACGAGATCATGTTCGACCGCGGCTGGAACCGGGAGACGCTCCAGAGCGAGATCTTCCAGCGGCAGGTCGTCCTCGCCTACCTCATCGTCGAGGGGCTGAACACCTACACGCAGGTCGCCGCGACCTTCCAGGCGTTCATCAACGACCCCGACACCATCCTCGGGCTGATGGCGACCGACAAGCTCGAACGCAGCCTCGAAGACCTCCGGGAGATGGAGTCGGTCCTCATCGACATCGACCCCGATAAGGAGGAGATGGTCCCGCGGCCGGACCCCACCGACGAGATCCTCGCGGAAGCGAAGGACCTCCTCGCACGCGCAGAGGACGAACTGTTCGCCGAGTACCGCGACGCCGACGTCGACGCGACGAACCTGGCCGACGCGCTCGGCGACGTCCAGCCCGCCGCCGACGTCGCCGCCGAACCCCGCGATTCAACGGACTCCACGGATTCCAGCGAACCCGCCGGACCGGCACTCGGTGCGTCCGACGACACCCCGACGCTCGACGCGGGCGACGAGACGCCTGCACTGGACGACGCTGACGGCCCACGGGCACTCGATGCGGGCGACGGACCGCCCGGACTGAACGGCGGTGGCGAGCAGTCGGCCGACGACACCGTCGCCGCCAACGGGTCGGGTGAGCACGCCAGCGCGGACGGAAACGGCACGCCGAGCGAGGACGACGGGTTCGCGGACTTCGACGACGTCGATGCCGACAGCGTCGACGACCTCGACGAGACCGAGGACGAAGACCTACTCGACGGTGTCGACGGGTTCGACGTCGATAGCGCAGACGACGACTCGGACGATTCGGACGACTCGGACGACGACGAGTCCGTAGACGACGGTTGGACGTTCGGTGTCGACAACGGGGAGGACGGATGA
- a CDS encoding type II secretion system F family protein, which yields MSLDSEAGGLGRGTDALSDAFYPLFRRLFDTDGEFVGDVEEKLAEARMSDTVELYLSRALAVGTLSGLALWLVGTLLAYVVFAVGLLTAESLSLGARIPNEALVEFIIAVKVPATIGLTGLLFGSLGFAIGFGTLVTIPYSRASARKREINMLLSDSVSFMYALSVGGLNQLEVLEAMAKAEDTYGEVALEFQNIINETEYFGTDYRTAIRNQAMETPSDELSQFLVDMLSIINSGGDMQRFLDDKKDKYMRTGKQQQELTLETLELFGEMYMTLSLFPLLLIIILVIMSMLGNADDIMLYGTVYGLIPITGVGFLVLVSTVKQDETGDGYLSPADSSARLDDTRKEGLIHLGFVESFVGEYRVFDRIKSREGTYKTKELLRKPHLFFRDNPVFTLVLTVPATVAVLGAALLTGAAPTTWEGMVGAPVWGTFLWVYVPVYIVAIPLAVFHTWNVRSRAAIIGKLSDNLRKLASANDTGQTLLESIKSTSETSSGKLADEFAIMHGKVRYGMSLKEALVEFNNKYHIPRLARTVKLITKAQEASSQITEVLSTAAQASENQDDIDRERKSRTRMQVVIIIMTYLTLLAVMAILKTQFLDVMAGLTDQAGSGGGGGAAGGGVSFGGGVDPNLLSVLFFHAVTLQAILSGFISGYLTDADIVSGVKFVVVLQTIALLVWMVVG from the coding sequence ATGAGCCTCGACTCCGAGGCGGGCGGACTCGGCCGTGGCACCGACGCCCTGAGCGACGCCTTCTACCCGCTGTTTCGCCGCCTGTTCGACACGGACGGCGAGTTCGTCGGCGACGTCGAGGAGAAGCTCGCGGAGGCGCGGATGTCCGATACGGTCGAACTCTATCTCTCGCGAGCACTGGCAGTCGGGACGCTGAGCGGGCTCGCGCTGTGGCTCGTGGGGACGCTTCTGGCCTACGTCGTCTTCGCGGTCGGCCTGCTCACCGCCGAGTCGCTGTCGTTGGGTGCGCGCATCCCGAACGAGGCACTCGTCGAGTTTATCATCGCCGTCAAGGTACCTGCGACCATCGGCTTGACGGGGCTGTTATTCGGGTCGCTCGGCTTCGCAATCGGCTTCGGGACGCTCGTCACCATCCCCTACTCGCGGGCGTCGGCGCGGAAACGCGAGATCAATATGCTGCTCTCGGACTCCGTCTCGTTCATGTACGCCCTCTCCGTCGGAGGACTGAACCAACTCGAAGTGTTGGAGGCGATGGCGAAGGCCGAAGACACCTACGGCGAGGTGGCTCTCGAGTTCCAGAACATCATCAACGAGACGGAGTATTTCGGTACCGACTACCGGACCGCCATCCGGAATCAGGCGATGGAGACCCCGAGCGACGAGCTGAGTCAGTTCCTCGTCGATATGCTTTCGATCATCAACTCCGGCGGCGATATGCAACGGTTCCTCGACGACAAGAAGGACAAGTACATGCGGACGGGCAAGCAGCAACAGGAGCTGACCCTGGAGACGCTCGAACTCTTCGGCGAGATGTATATGACGCTCTCGTTGTTCCCCCTGCTTCTCATCATCATCCTCGTCATCATGAGTATGCTCGGCAACGCCGACGACATCATGCTCTACGGGACGGTCTACGGTCTCATCCCCATCACCGGCGTCGGCTTTCTCGTCCTCGTCTCGACGGTGAAACAGGACGAGACGGGCGACGGCTATCTCAGCCCCGCCGACTCCAGTGCCCGCCTCGACGACACCCGCAAGGAGGGACTGATTCACCTCGGCTTCGTCGAGAGCTTCGTCGGCGAGTACCGCGTCTTCGACCGCATCAAGTCCCGCGAAGGGACGTACAAGACGAAAGAGTTGCTCCGGAAGCCACATCTCTTCTTCCGCGACAACCCAGTGTTCACCCTCGTGTTGACGGTCCCGGCGACAGTGGCCGTCCTCGGTGCCGCCCTCCTCACGGGGGCCGCGCCGACGACGTGGGAGGGGATGGTCGGCGCGCCGGTCTGGGGGACCTTCCTCTGGGTCTACGTCCCGGTCTACATCGTCGCCATCCCGCTCGCGGTCTTCCACACTTGGAACGTCCGCTCGCGGGCCGCCATCATCGGCAAGCTCTCGGACAACCTCCGGAAGCTGGCGAGTGCGAACGACACCGGTCAGACGTTGCTTGAATCCATCAAGTCCACCTCGGAGACCTCCTCGGGCAAACTCGCCGACGAGTTCGCCATCATGCACGGGAAAGTGCGGTACGGGATGAGTCTCAAGGAGGCGCTCGTCGAGTTCAACAACAAGTACCACATCCCGCGACTGGCCCGGACGGTCAAGCTCATCACGAAAGCACAGGAGGCCTCCAGCCAGATTACGGAGGTCCTCTCGACCGCAGCGCAGGCCAGTGAGAACCAAGACGACATCGACCGCGAGCGGAAGTCCCGCACGCGGATGCAGGTGGTCATCATCATCATGACCTATCTCACGCTCCTGGCCGTCATGGCCATCCTGAAGACGCAGTTCCTCGACGTGATGGCCGGCCTGACCGACCAGGCCGGTAGTGGCGGTGGCGGCGGTGCAGCCGGCGGCGGCGTCAGCTTCGGTGGCGGCGTCGACCCGAACCTGCTCTCGGTGTTGTTCTTCCACGCCGTCACCCTGCAGGCCATCCTCTCCGGGTTCATCTCGGGGTATCTCACGGACGCCGACATCGTCTCGGGCGTCAAGTTCGTCGTCGTCCTGCAGACAATCGCGCTGCTCGTCTGGATGGTGGTCGGATGA
- a CDS encoding DUF7287 family protein yields MNDRGQTTLDYAMGMGIFLVAIVGVFAFLPSIFTPLSDGPGTHAIVADRSADQLSERLLVESVSRPSVLDERCTAAFFDGNTPAACRFDEAGDNLRDALGAGPFTNVNVTIENPNGIRTLSSGGTNVRLAAGPRTPTTGSVVTSRRFVSLAGEKNQLYVSVW; encoded by the coding sequence ATGAACGACAGAGGCCAGACGACGCTCGACTACGCGATGGGGATGGGAATCTTCCTGGTCGCCATCGTCGGCGTCTTCGCGTTCCTCCCGTCGATATTTACGCCGCTCTCCGACGGGCCGGGCACGCACGCCATCGTCGCCGACCGCAGTGCCGACCAGTTGAGCGAACGGCTCCTCGTCGAGTCGGTGTCGCGACCGTCGGTACTCGACGAGCGGTGTACGGCCGCCTTCTTCGACGGCAACACCCCGGCCGCGTGTCGGTTCGACGAAGCGGGTGATAACCTTCGGGACGCATTAGGGGCTGGACCGTTCACGAACGTCAACGTCACAATCGAGAACCCGAACGGGATCCGAACGCTGTCGAGCGGTGGCACGAACGTCAGACTCGCGGCCGGTCCACGCACGCCGACGACGGGGAGTGTCGTCACCTCCCGTCGCTTCGTCTCGCTCGCCGGTGAGAAGAACCAGCTCTACGTCTCGGTATGGTGA
- a CDS encoding DUF7288 family protein, whose product MRAQAHTLESFVAALLVVSVVLFAVQSTAVTPLSASTSNQHIENQQGTVANNLLTVSAADGTLRRAVTYYDESRFEGATDQGFYANGGPPNAFGRALNETFGDERVAFNVAVRYHLVNTTGPVGEVRMVYMGKPSDNAAGATKTISLYDDTPLSSRPTTVSEAADEGSFYAADVSPDSKLFNVLEVHIVVWRM is encoded by the coding sequence ATGCGTGCACAAGCCCATACACTCGAAAGTTTCGTCGCTGCACTGCTCGTCGTCAGCGTCGTCCTCTTTGCGGTGCAGTCGACGGCGGTGACGCCGCTCTCCGCGAGTACCTCGAACCAGCACATCGAGAACCAGCAGGGGACGGTCGCCAACAACCTGCTGACCGTGTCGGCCGCGGACGGCACGCTCCGTCGTGCGGTCACCTACTACGACGAGAGCCGGTTCGAGGGGGCGACCGACCAGGGGTTCTACGCGAACGGGGGACCGCCGAACGCGTTCGGTCGCGCGCTCAACGAGACGTTCGGCGATGAGCGCGTCGCGTTCAACGTGGCCGTCCGGTACCATCTCGTCAACACCACCGGCCCGGTCGGCGAGGTCAGGATGGTCTACATGGGGAAACCGAGTGACAACGCGGCGGGGGCGACGAAGACGATCTCGCTCTACGACGACACGCCGCTGTCGTCTCGCCCGACGACTGTCTCGGAGGCGGCGGACGAGGGGTCGTTCTACGCCGCCGACGTCTCCCCGGACTCGAAGCTGTTCAACGTCTTGGAGGTGCACATCGTCGTATGGCGGATGTGA
- a CDS encoding DUF7261 family protein translates to MADVSIPRDVAAADRGQMILIGGLTIAVAIVVLALLVNSAIYTQNVATRGTDVGGDEAIEYRNTVDSAVTHLVVSENNDRERPSATPVDNMSVAMKELDRMFAENYLRTGAHVDIERDSPDYTSNVSEGRWIVHDNDSREFTGATGPGNWTPVSGAEGIRSYRMQLNGGSLASTTTPGADAFRVVVDDGGTSQWKLFAYQEAGTTKLAVQNASDPSPTLDVCSPSTDPTIDLTNGTVDGTNCAALDFANGVDQPYELHYEYPARATGTYEFIANTTTTGDVNADAASGSPYSLEGVYGVEVNIVYETSSVRYHAHVSAVPGESDA, encoded by the coding sequence ATGGCGGATGTGAGCATCCCCCGCGACGTGGCCGCCGCCGACCGCGGGCAGATGATCCTCATCGGCGGACTCACCATCGCCGTCGCGATCGTCGTCCTCGCACTACTGGTGAACTCCGCTATCTACACGCAGAACGTCGCAACGCGCGGGACCGACGTCGGTGGCGACGAGGCGATCGAATACCGGAACACCGTCGACTCGGCCGTGACGCACCTCGTCGTCTCGGAGAACAACGACCGCGAGCGTCCGTCCGCGACGCCGGTGGACAACATGAGCGTCGCCATGAAGGAATTAGACCGAATGTTCGCCGAGAACTATCTCAGAACCGGTGCCCACGTCGACATCGAACGCGACTCTCCCGACTACACGTCGAACGTCTCGGAGGGGCGGTGGATCGTCCACGACAACGACAGCCGGGAATTCACCGGTGCGACCGGACCCGGTAACTGGACGCCGGTCAGCGGTGCCGAGGGGATTCGGTCCTACCGGATGCAGTTGAACGGTGGCAGTCTCGCGTCGACGACGACTCCCGGAGCCGACGCGTTCCGCGTCGTCGTCGACGATGGCGGCACCAGCCAGTGGAAGCTCTTCGCCTACCAGGAGGCGGGGACGACGAAGCTGGCCGTCCAGAACGCCTCCGACCCGTCGCCGACGCTCGACGTCTGTTCGCCGTCGACGGATCCCACTATCGACCTCACCAACGGCACCGTCGACGGGACCAACTGTGCGGCCCTCGACTTCGCCAACGGCGTCGATCAACCCTACGAACTCCACTACGAGTATCCGGCACGCGCGACCGGAACGTACGAGTTCATCGCCAACACGACGACGACAGGCGACGTCAACGCGGATGCCGCCAGTGGTTCCCCGTACTCCCTCGAAGGGGTCTACGGCGTGGAGGTCAACATCGTCTACGAGACATCGTCAGTCCGATACCACGCGCACGTCAGCGCGGTTCCGGGTGAGAGCGATGCGTAG